The sequence tctgggtttgtgaaattgaagggtttttattttattttttcccataACAAAAGATATATAGTGGTACTTCATGTTGGTGCTTTTGCTCCTAAGATTGGCCTTTTGATATAATTAAAAGGCACTCTTTAGGAACTTTGCTCTTCTCCTAATAATTTTTCTGTTGTGTGACATTCTTGCTAAGAAAATGGTCATATTATATTCCTTTCATGCATGGGATGTTTGTTGTGTTACCAATATGTTAATGTTCCTATTAAAAAGTTAGCAAAGTTTGCAATTCATTTGAGTTAAACTTCTCCTAAAGGAAAGTAAGTGTTGTTGTCACCATGTTTCCAATTGTAAGTCACACCAaagtccttttttctttttcttttttttctttttttggtttttgggggTTTCTTTTGGTGTTGggataattttagaatttagagaTTTTAAAGATTGGTTCATTTAGGAAATTTTAGGgacttcctttctttctttctttttcttttttttttttaaattctagataattttcacaatttagGTCCATCACAGAGAGCTTTGACtatcttaattaaattcaagatTATattaagcttttcttttttcaaaaatatttctagaTATCAGTTGGAGATGGGTGGAGAAGACAGTCCCATGGTGGAGGGTTCTTAGAGCAAAAAAGACGATCCCTAGAGATTCCTCGAATTCTACAATGGTAATACTCTGTATACTTCCATAATCATTATTTTCGCTTCCCTCTCATTTGtctctttatttgtgtgtgtaattttctttgttttgttgttgttttctttttctttttcttttttctttttcttttttttcgctTGATGTAAAATTTAGAAGTACTCAGTAATGAAGGCAAGTGTAAATGTGAAAGAATTGGAAGCATTGATATAAATGACAAAGTAAATAATGTTTACTAGCATAATTTTGATCAACGTTCCTAATAGGTTTGCCTTTTCCTGTTTTTCTATAGAAAATACTGGATCtaccttttattttgttttcaaaaatacaacTTATCAACATAATAGACACTATAAAATATTGTACTTgcacttttactatttttgtagCATTTTTGAAGTAAAATCGTCTTCCTAATTGGatttagttttttctctttgaatttgTTTGTTGTCTAGCTTCAATATTCATTTGGATTTGTGTATTGTATTTGGCGAGGTaagaaaatttatgtttttggtgaTGAAAAAGTGGTGGTGTTGGTTTTTGCAGATACGAGAACCAATCCAAGTTGCCATAAATTATGTCATTGGTATAAGAACATAACAGTAACTTTTAAAATAGCTTTATTTTGGTGTTGTGCTAGAATGCCTTTCCAGTTTTAAATTTGTCCAGTATTGTCTTATGTTATCTCAGTTTGTTATATAAACATattaacaagaaaacaaaccaaCTAATTCAATTCCAATTAGACATCTAGAAATGAATACAAAATCTTTCTGGAGTCTATATTCCCTGTCAACTCTATTTTAGTAAGAATGATTAGTAGCAATCTAAGGTGGCTTTGcttatatttttctcttcagATACAAAGAAGTGTGgaatatcaatttctttttggttgCAAACTATGCAGGTGAGCACAATTTATGTAGTAGTAATCTAAGGAGCCTATTGAttgagttgttgttgttgttgttgttttttttttttttttttcatttggtaaACGGATTAAAAGTTATAGATTTGgggttttatttaattaatcacTAAAGCACCATAAGGCTGGTTGAATGTCGTAGAGGGCGTACTCTAGATAGATTAATTGACTATAGAACAATCCCAACATCGTGTGGGTTccttttcttaattatttattatcataACGTTTTGAGTTACCACTTTTATTGTAATGTTTTGAGCTATGGTAATGGACCTTATATATTTGACTTAGGTATATAACTTTATGGCTTTGAAGGAAAACGTTGGATTTAAGAGAATTTGAGATTTAGTTTAGATGTGCGTAGTTCATTCCTTTTGTGaaaatagattaatttttgtAAGACATTACTTTTAATGTTATctacatttctttttcttttctacttttaCAACTCCAAATTTTTAGCCTACAGTTATGGTTTATGATCATTAAGTACTCTAATGATTAATGCACTGAATTCTACGATAAGCGAATCATTtggatttatctttttttaatccCATGTGTTGATAAGATATATTTATTGTATTGCTATAGCGTCTTTCAAGCAATTTCCATAATTATTAAGAAGTTGTGATGTGGGAGATTTCAAGAAATGTGGTGAAGCATTTAACTCAATACATCTATGATCAACTACTCAACTAATCAAGACATTTTTATTGCTATTGGACACAATTTGCATGGTCACGTCTATGATTCTTATTGGGTGGTATTTCTCATCTATTAGATCCAAATAAACGTAACTTTAAAGtttagtttttgcttttgttcatacttggttctttttttttatgtaagtttTGTATCATCCGTTTTAGTGAAGTAGGGAGTAGAAAAGATATTTGTGATCTATAGTTGATTCAAGGGTTCAACCCAATGCTATTTTGACTAATGTCAGAGGCTAAGGTGCATATTGCATAGGCATGTGTgcaaaaatgagtttttttttttaacgtatGTATGGACATAATATTGGGACAAATTGTGGTTTCAATTGCaatcttaaataaatattttctatttttattgcACCCATTAAGGGATTCCTCCTATAAAGTAGTTGATTTTTAATGGTTGTTGGTAGTTTTTCCCTTGATCGGTATGAAAGAAATAACATAttgtcaaaatatatattatcaaaacAACCAAGGCACATAATATGGCTTTTTTCCCATGATGGTTAAAGTATATTCTCTAATAAAAACTTGAAACTAATGTGTATATTTGACCAAAAGTTTTATATATCTAATTGTGATTATTCATAAATGTAACTTTGAGAAACTTGACGTaaccaatatcatgaaaattgcaagaaaaaaatattttagtaccTTCAAATGTCCTGGTCGAACTAATGtcatatatgtttaataactcaaactaacatcaatagtACCACTACAATTgactatttataatttgaatcgtataattataattatttttaattgtacccgtgcatatgcatgaggctacacactagtatatataaaagtagagactTTATGCAGGAGAACATGAGATATTGCCATGTGGCacactttttaaaaagaaatttgaaatacCCTTAAGGCacaagataagaacaaaaaaatatggactttttgtttctttggttcaatgtttAAAGACTTTTTCtattaaagaataaatattctttgtatgactctttgttttctttttttcaatgtttcaagCTAAACTTCTTGCACTTCTACTCCTTTATGTATAGCCCACAACCCTTCATGTCATCTCATCTCAAATACATCCAGacaaaaaatgatgttatttaTCTTTAACCTTTCAATGACACCTACCTAGCTCCAACTTCGTCGTCTCATCTAATCTTAACCCATATGAGTTGGCTATAACAAAGGAAAGATGGCTTGCCTTTTTTATTGAGTGATGACAGATTATAATTTTGATGTTGGGGTCAgatgttttgaattttgtaaagcATGCAATTACTTTGAGTCTTTGGGCATTTGGCGTGGGAAAgtcataaatgtattttgttttaaaactaAAGTGAAATAGAAAGAAACTTTCTAATTGATCATTGATGAGattagttacttttttattatgttttagaACTTATAATCTATAGGTTCTTTTGTAGATATTTACTGCTATTTAGTATAATATCGATATGAACCATGACgataaaagtaaaagtcaaTGATGCTTTTAGGGTATTTTcgtactttacttttattttttaatgaggaAGACTTGCTAAAGGTAattaaatcttgataaatggaaatgtttttaaccaattttcctttatttttatcacattcTCTATATGCCAGTATTTACAAATGATTTCCTTTTGTTGAGATAATGAAATGAGTGTTTAAGACATGAGGCTTGGTATTTGGTTGTGAAAAtgaagtattgtgaaaatgtagtAGTTGATAAAGTATTTGGGAGGTTGcttgaatttttgtaattttaggatatgaaagtattttatgctttgaatttaaatttctaaataagtctacaaataatataatatgttcATCTCCTACAAATATCGAAAAACTTAACTATTCCAACctcaaaaatttagattagtAGATCAATTCTACTCaatattcaaaaacaaattctatgaaaaaaaattatatataaaatatgaatttaaaaaattgagattCAAAGCATAGCTATATTTTggtaaaacataaatattatacaaaaaaaaaaaatgaatattataaataggtcttaaaaaacataaaaatcaaggtatatatatataagcgaAAAACCTCATGTGAGAGTGCATGAGGTCTTGTCATGTGGCactttaattttgcatttagcctttttttacctctttttattaagtttttttactGATACCCAAAAGtttacattaacttatttttaccgTTATCTCATTAATCTTTCATTAATTGCATGAGCTTATAATACACCTATCTCTCTTCTTCATATCTCTTAGCATACCCacaatttagtattaaaaacaaaaacaaaaaatatgtataataataataataattaaggatTAATAGTGATAACTAACCAAATAAGGCCCCAATGAGAGATACGAAAATATTGTCGATTGTTAAATGAAACACACtgtttcactattatcaaaataaaatacctAAAATTGACAAAGTATtagtaagagagagaaagaggaatctGAAGCACCGTCACCTCCGTCATACTCGCACCCTACCAACATCAAGCCACCAAAATCACTacgattattttttttttctcacctcCATCATACTGGCATCCTACCACCATCAAGCCACCAAAATCCCTacggttaattttttttcttttttctttttaaattaggggcttaaatatgatttaggtttgggtTATTTGATtaaatagtttttgttttgggtatagaagtagagagaatatttggtgCGCAATGTAAAGTCATATTCTACCATGATTTTAAATCAACTATAAGACACATTCATGCACATTTGCCCAAACCATATCTTAAAATCGCACTATGGAAGACGGTGAGAGAGTTGGGCATACTTTCATTTCATAGTATGCAATGTGAACACAATACAAATTAGTTGATTATCATGATCCTAttactcttttacatttatttttggtttcataatttaaataataataataataatcttatcTTGATAAGGCTACATATGTGCAGTGAAACTActgaactaattttttatttttcaaaatgtatatatttctttactctaatttagtttactttttgtttataatatatatgcAACATTCTTCAAAACTTTcttacataaaagatcatagaATTATCCGTGCATCACGGGCAACTTACTAGTTGTTTCAAATTAATTTGCAAAATATTCGTGCATCGTACAAGTGTCGATACCGTATTTTGTCTGGTCTCGATGCACGCatcaaaacaaagacaaaaaaattaaaaaaattgaaaaaggtgAAAAATCATGAATTTCAAAGCCAAAACGAGTAACATAAGTACAACATGTTTGAACAGTGAATCAAAAAGTTACATTGATTGAAAAATCCATTTTACAGCAATTAAGACCAAAACCCCAATCAAGTATAgtcaaaaagttgacttttCGATCCGACTCTTAGATTGTGTTGAATTTTGGACCGTCTCGTGGGCATATATTTTCCCTTCAAAATGATAGTTTATAAGCCAAAATTAGAGTTAAAACGGATGAGatatcatttctctctctcctttattttattgtgtgagcgcgcacacacacatatatatacctatatatatgtgtactaTATCTAGACacctaaataataaaaaagacttTCTACCATCTCtcttaaatgatttttaaaCCTCCATTAGAGCACAATATAGGTATGTCTCATAAGAATGATGATTACTTAGAACTCCCGTTTCTTTATGATGAAGAATACATAAGGCTTGAAAGATATTAAAAtctatttaagaaaaaaaaataaataaaataaaacctatttaATCAatctttacaatattttcagaataatgctacagtcacaaactattttataacatttttacaaaatattgatgtgaccaatctcttattaattttcatttaggcccactattaatatcactttttcttttatcaataatcattcaccacatcagcagtttatgaaattttttgtaaaataattttcagcACTTTATATTCTAGTCATTTAATTTTCTGCActttacttttatgtcatttaaatttctgcactttattattgttgttcCTTTACATTTCTCATTATTAAAAttgccataaaataaatatgctTGGGTAAACATTTCCCTTACACACTATTCtaagaaaatgtttttcttctttctcaaaaaaaaaaaaagaaaaagaaaatgtttttcttctaaaatcCTTTCCCAcctctttctttaaaaatgaaaaaagaaggtCTTTTTAAAACGTTTACTCCTTTGTTCTTCTTAAAAgctttcaaaacaaaactttcCTTTCTAAAAAGATTTTTcctctccttaaaaaaaataaaataaaagttttcaaaatatttatataaaaaaaaaaaaaatctgtttttttaaAGGGGAGAACccgagacttttttttttttttaatctgtttTACAAAActgttttttataaaaaaaaaaatataaaacttttttcttataataataaaaaaaatctgtttttcaaaaactttttctaaataaaaactgtattcaaaaaacttttttttttttttaaatctgtttttataaaactgttttctaaataaaaatctgCTTGTCAGAAACTGTTTTTTCAAAGTAATATAAAACTGTTTTTTATAAAActgttttcaaataaaaatctgCTTTtcagaaactttttttttgaaataatataaaaacGTTTTATAAAACTGTTTTCAATACaaaactgttttcaaaaaatatataactgttttcaaaaactattttccaaaataaaaaaacttgttttccaaaactgttttcaaaacaaaaaaaaaaaaaaagaaatctgtttttaaatttttttttttttttttggaaccatgttttctaaaaattttcaaaataaataaataaatatgtttttttcaAAGAGGGGAAAcccgaaacataaaaaataaaaataaaaatgttttcaaagtttttttttcaataaaatgtttttaaaagtgTTTTTCTATATACAAAagtatgtttttcaaaaaatgctttCTTCAAAAAGACACATGTTTTTCccataacttaaaaataaaaaaaataaaaaagtgtgtttctaaaataataaaagttaacgTTGTAACTTATTATTTTCAAGCTTTTTTCTTAGAATAGTCATAGTTTAAGGATTTGTATTCAAGGCTCATTCGCTTGAGTCTTTGAACACCCAATAAGCTTACATTGTCCTTAACATTTCTTGGCACTAATAAGTTTTCTGTCATCTTTTTACATGattaaaatgagaaaatggtGGATGACAACAAGGTGCTACTTTTCCaactgtctttttttttttttttttggttgtgtttgtttttgtataGTATTTAATACTCACATGCTAGCTATATGGTAAATAAATACTCACATACTATTGTAAAGTATATTTGTATTCTCTCTCACATGTTACCTATGTGTATCTCACATGTTTTGATTGTGTATATTTTGTTGGAGTTAATATTTACATGGTAGCTATATGTAAATATTTACtcacatgtgtgtgtatatatatatattgtttgcaaaaaccatttcaaaaatatatatatatatatatatatatatatatatatttatagcaAAATGCCAAGTAttctattttttcataaaaagctAATGtttagaataaattaaaatgagatACTATCTTTGAATAGGTGTTGTGAGGTACGTAATACCTTCCTTACACGTAAACAAATTTCCAAGTCCAAGATCTTTAATTCTAAGACTTTTTGATTTACCTTAATTAATGAATCCTTAAACTTTGGTTTAGTTGATTaggtaatttaaaataaattagacatctaggtgaccaatcacatcTAATACAAAACTATTAGTTAGACTTAGTGGtgactcttaaaataataataagaaaaaagggATTCACATACACACACTCCACCGTAGATACACAAGCACACAAGAGTCACGCCGCCGAAGACCCAATGTGATACTAAACCCAAGGAAAAATTTAGGAGGGCATCCACAACGGGAAATTATCCAGTAAGACTAAAAGCACACCAAAATTGACAACCAATTTCACACTTGTCTAAGGTGACAAGTTGTTCAACAAGTGTGAAATctattgtgaaaattgttgtgtgtgtgtagcATTACTCCAACAGCACTTCAACTTGCACGGTGCCCCAGTAGCAGACAAGAGTTTTCATCAGTCAATACTATCTTTCATTTAGTTGAGAGAGAAGGTAAAGGAAGGAGGGAGATGCTACAGCAAACAAAACATTTACATAATACTGTAGCCTTAACAATCAGCAATCTGATTACATGGGAAAGAGAGGATAGAGGTGACAGACCTAAGAAAACTGGAACCGTCTACAACGATATATCTTGCCTACTACATTGTATTTCCATTACAGCAAATCTTGAATATTTAGATTCATACATATAAAGGAAGCAGAGGGCCCAATTTTGAGACCCACTCATGGCTTAGACCCATTCATATGCTTCCCTAGAATATTATATCCATCACTGCAGCAGCATTGCGCTAATTACGGTTTTTGCACTTCTCCATTGCCCTTGGGGCTGCAAAAAGCAGATAGAAAAATATTAGTGAGGTCTGCTCCAACGTCCACTGGTATTATTAGATAGTGATTTCATCTagtaaacaaaagaaaaagggatattattatttcaaatctGCACAAACTATATAATTGACACATTAGTAGCAGTAGCACACACCAAGCCCAATAGCCTCTGAACTCTTCATGATCCTCAGCCTCTTACAAGACTCGGTGAACATTCTGCAAAAAACGATAACAATATTGGGATGAGTTCTCTTTCACTTTGTCTATTCTTGTTCATGTTTGGTGAGATAAGGAGATCTTCACTCTGAaagtcaacaaaaaataaaaactaaaaaagacaGTTCTAGTCAGAATAACATTCAGGTCAAGTCAGGTCATATGTTAAAGAACCACCATTCACAATCTCAGTTCGGAAATTTCAAACCTGCAATACAAAATAACACTGCCTGGAAAGATATCCGGATTAATTTGATGATTCCTTGGTCTGTAAAGAGGATCTCCTCACTCATTTGTGGCAGAGTGAAGATGCGGGATCCAACCCCAGAAGTATACCCACCACAAGGGTGGAGATGCCATTAGCCAATGAGGCTCCTCCTCTGTTTATTAAATACGATGCAAAATGCGTCAAGATGTTTTTGTAATTCCTTTGTCTGGGGTATGCTACTCTTAGtcttaaaataagaaaattttaagcaTTATCAATTTCATATAACATGGACATCCCTCTAGAAATTTGATATCAGCTTTGAGTATATACTTACTCCCATGGAACATCACCAACTAGCATCCAATCACCATCCTTATCTTCATAGGTGAGTACATATTCAGAACCACTGAGGAGATCCATTAACCGACTCTCGTTCAATCCATCTCTGCTTGGAACTCCATGAGAGCTACACTGACCTGAACcacccattcataaacaaactTTAAACTCCCTTCAAAGAGGGAATGTGTGTGCACGTGCATATGTTGTCATCctgattttgttttatatatttcatgTGTTTGCAAGAGAATGTATGAGTATATGTATGATATGACTATATTACTAAAAGAATCACCCAAGTGCTACTTGATGCAATGTCCAGATCAGTGAAACTCATTTCTTAGCTAATATCTCCGTTTTTCAGTTAAGTCAACCAACTAGTTCATCAATTTTCCACAACTAGAGGAAAGCTATTATGGTGATGTCATCCGTAAATTAAGATAGAGCATTCAACAACACATGAAAATTGACTTTTTCTACTGTGGTCCTAACAAAATCTTTATCAATTGTGCGTTTGGTGGCTTCATATGAGAGCTCTTGCTTTTAGAATGCAAAAACTCACCTCACCATCACATTATTCTGGATTTACTATCCACAAACCATTACTGGCAAGTTTGTCTAAATACTATGTAAGGCACATATTGCCCGATTTTAAGATTCTGGTTAGAAGAAGATGCTAACATCTGACTAGAAGAATTGTCTGATTAGAGCAATTagcatctttaaaaaaaaaaaaaaaaaaaaaaattccaatcaccaaaaacaatttttagaaGTATGAGACGTTTGTTTGTGTGCCTATagatcaagagagagagagggattggCAAGTTTGAAGCAGCTGAATATGGATCGCATGAACCATTACTTACCAATTGTAAAGCAGCTGAACATCTTTTCCAGTGCTGAAGAGAGCTCCATATAGCTGCCATAGGTTTTGAGATCAACTTTTCTCAGGTATGGAGCACCATCCATGCTGACCTTGACATAAAGACATCCAGATCCCGACTTGCCCTCCGCATCATCATCATTCTTTGGAGAATGAGTAGCCATTGAATTCTTCCGGAATGAACGAATTGGTGGCCATCCCACAACCTGTGCCCTGTCACACGCAAAACACACACAATTAAAAGATTttattctgaaattcttaaaaaggtGTCATAATCAACTTCTTAGCTAAGGCAATTAAGATTATATAACGAACAGATAGACTCAATTTCCTTTGTGAAGACTTAGCTGATAGATTTAGAAACAAATCTCTCCATAATCCAAAATTATAGGTATGGCAACTCTTATTTGCTTTATATTAAGAGAAACTGTGAAACACAAGCACTGGGGGAGGGGTCGTTAGGCCAAACTTATGCTTTTGCAAAGCCCCAAAGAcatcaccaccaaaaaaaaaaaaaaaaaaagagtaagataAACAACTAAAAGAAGTTCAACATGCACACCCCAATCCAGTTGCAAAAGACAGAGCATGTAAACAACAAAATTGTATAGTACTGAAGATAACTCTAAAATCAACCATTAAAAAATTCTTCTAGTCTCAGATTGGTTACAGATATAAGTTTGAAGAAAACTGAAATTCTAGGACATAATAAGAAGACAAAAACTCTCCACCCTATTTAACTTCATCAAATTTggtgtcattattattattattatttttcttttttaaagtgcaACCGAAGCAAAAAGAAATATAGAACTCAGTTAACAACGAattagtttcttttctttttcaacgtTTCTAAGCAAGTAAAAATGGACAACTAAGGGGAAAAATCACCAATAATATTGCAGGTAAAATCAACAAACATGCTAACTGGAGTAAATGATACCAATTACCAAGCAATCTAAAAGATACTACAATAATGAGAATTCAACTACAATAGTAAATATTTTTCCTCTGTAATTTTcgaaacaagaaagaaagatattTACTTTGCTGCAGGAGCAGAAAGCTGAGGCTTCTTTTCCTGCAATGGCTTAGGTGACGGAGGAGGAACAACACCATCTTTCAGAACTGGACTACCCAAACCCGTATTCTGATTATTACATTCACACCCACCACCCTTTCCTCCACCATTAACGCTTCTAGGAGAGAACAAGTTCCCACCTTTACCCAACTCAGCCTCAGATCCACCATTCCCAGAAAAAACCCACTTCCCAGAGCCTCCATCAATGGCATCAGAGAAGCCCCTCTTGGCCCCAGACACCACC is a genomic window of Quercus lobata isolate SW786 chromosome 2, ValleyOak3.0 Primary Assembly, whole genome shotgun sequence containing:
- the LOC115975692 gene encoding auxin-responsive protein IAA27, with protein sequence MSVPLEHDYIGLSSEAVPSMEGSERSSSGGLNLNLKATELRLGLPGSESPGRDNGVGVLKSLLVVSGAKRGFSDAIDGGSGKWVFSGNGGSEAELGKGGNLFSPRSVNGGGKGGGCECNNQNTGLGSPVLKDGVVPPPSPKPLQEKKPQLSAPAAKAQVVGWPPIRSFRKNSMATHSPKNDDDAEGKSGSGCLYVKVSMDGAPYLRKVDLKTYGSYMELSSALEKMFSCFTIGQCSSHGVPSRDGLNESRLMDLLSGSEYVLTYEDKDGDWMLVGDVPWEMFTESCKRLRIMKSSEAIGLAPRAMEKCKNRN